In Cryptomeria japonica chromosome 10, Sugi_1.0, whole genome shotgun sequence, a genomic segment contains:
- the LOC131027021 gene encoding F-box only protein 6-like — translation MEIRIDNDCMGVIENVSAGLERSEYSLLNTMKEKGKEWNALLTSSRFLSLLPERDPWLLLCNETHVVTYFFLTQSWKTISLCFLPSLTTETLSQGYSRFCSKSGGGLLLIEITQPQKMYMIYNPLTGVYRDIPADIAEKLTVMEIMDNGKSYKIVGLPREENPSCIQIYHFFEMSWQIEDELSLPVKDFPVVTIRCAKDLLICASGEMEIVIWNMESKQPKLVSFPEVNLSFFGDMMNSWIDGVVVCGSTILFVVRYTEFGPDSSIVNFQAIVWELFWEEEKSIWSWKELTRMPSNMCRRFINLSYSGTLELHGVEDQFVGVGNFLCFASGQSNTELFVYSLPERSWSRIRFPPSLRFFQYHAAFSFQPKPGMKI, via the exons ATGGAAATTAGAATCGATAATGATTGCATGGGCGTTATTGAGAATGTAAGTGCAGGTCTGGAAAGATCTGAATATTCATTGTTGAATACAATGAAAGAGAAGGGAAAGG AATGGAATGCGCTCTTAACCTCTAGCAGATTTCTGTCTCTGTTGCCGGAGAGGGATCCATGGCTTCTCCTTTGCAATGAAACACATGTCGTGACGTACTTTTTTCTCACACAATCGTGGAAGACTATTTCGCTTTGTTTCTTGCCAAGCCTAACAACTGAAACTCTCTCACAAGGCTATTCACGATTTTGTAGTAAGTCAGGTGGAGGCCTACTCCTAATCGAAATCACACAGCCTCAGAAAATGTATATGATCTATAATCCACTTACAGGCGTGTACAGAGATATTCCCGCAGATATAGCAGAGAAGTTAACTGTAATGGAAATAATGGACAACGGAAAATCCTACAAAATTGTGGGTCTGCCAAGAGAAGAAAACCCCAGTTGCATACAAATCTACCATTTCTTTGAAATGTCATGGCAGATTGAAGATGAATTGTCTCTTCCCGTAAAGGACTTTCCTGTTGTCACTATTCGTTGTGCCAAGGATCTTCTCATCTGTGCTTCAGGCGAGATGGAAATTGTGATTTGGAACATGGAATCTAAACAACCGAAATTAGTGTCTTTTCCAGAGGTGAATCTATCATTTTTTGGGGATATGATGAACTCATGGATCGATGGAGTAGTTGTTTGTGGGTCGACGATCCTGTTTGTGGTAAGATATACAGAGTTCGGCCCAGACTCAAGCATAGTGAACTTTCAGGCGATTGTATGGGAATTGTTTTGGGAGGAGGAGAAGTCGATATGGAGCTGGAAGGAACTAACAAGAATGCCTTCTAATATGTGTCGTCGATTTATAAATCTTAGTTATTCAGGTACATTGGAGCTGCACGGTGTGGAGGACCAGTTTGTTGGGGTCGGGAATTTTCTCTGTTTCGCAAGTGGGCAGAGTAATACAGAGCTATTCGTCTATAGTTTACCTGAGAGAAGCTGGAGTCGGATCAGGTTTCCTCCGTCTCTCAGATTTTTTCAGTATCACGCAGCTTTTAGCTTTCAACCTAAGCCAGGCATGAAGATATAA